A portion of the Juglans microcarpa x Juglans regia isolate MS1-56 chromosome 1D, Jm3101_v1.0, whole genome shotgun sequence genome contains these proteins:
- the LOC121237673 gene encoding transcription termination factor MTERF5, chloroplastic-like isoform X1 — MRAFCAIGSGQQIPCLSKGLLTTPRTRLCFPERLFFCQAKSADDSGIDGSFSFEALPTTLLAAEKEEAKAVLTLFLKKKGLSNAVAARTVNKSDIFIDHLVLRLHSIHKSRYLVGRELTTLEIRDVLIPYLETLAKEHENHIVDVVENFPNPPVKEKTAVPISQPNPTLDSKRLKAISRVSEIGPAGKLRPHILYLIELGMDLEQIKAITRRFPAFAYYSLEGKIKPVVEFLLDLGVPKSDIPTIINKRPQLCGISLSENLIPTMTFLENLGVDKKQWSEVIYRCPPLLTYSRQKVKSTVEFLYEMGLSAERIGKILTRSPNIISYSVEDKLRPTAEYFHSLGVDVSVLLHRCPQIFGLSIEANLKPLTKFFLGKGYSIEDVGTMISRYGALYSFSLSENVKPKWEFFLTMDYSKSELVKFPQYFGYSLEERIKPRFARVKECGVSVLLNQVLSLSYSNFEKALNKKMKKMLSDKDELQACSSNDLQQDNVQ, encoded by the exons atgagagcTTTCTGTGCAATCGGCTCTGGCCAGCAGATCCCATGTCTGTCAAAAGGACTTCTCACTACCCCGAG gactcgactttgttttCCCGAAAGACTCTTCTTTTGCCAAGCAAAGTCCG CAGATGATTCTGGGATAGATGGATCATTCAGCTTTGAGGCGCTACCTACTACCCTGTTAGCTgcagaaaaagaagaagccaAAGCTGTTTTGACCTTGttcttaaagaaaaaaggtTTGAGCAATGCAGTTGCAGCAAGAACTGTCAACAAGTCAGACATTTTTATTGACCACCTTGTCTTGAGGCTGCATTCTATACATAAGTCTCGGTATCTTGTAG GACGTGAGCTTACAACTCTTGAGATCAGAGATGTTCTTATTCCTTACCTTGAAACCCTTGCCAAGGAGCATGAGAACCATATAGTAGATGTAGTGGAAAACTTTCCAAATCCACCTGTTAAAGAAAAAACGGCTGTGCCCATTTCTCAGCCCAATCCAACCCTAGACTCCAAAAGGCTAAAGGCCATATCTCGAGTGAGTGAGATAGGCCCAGCTGGGAAGCTCCGCCCTCACATTCTCTATCTCATAGAACTTGGCATGGATCTTGAGCAGATCAAGGCAATTACACGAAGATTCCCAGCTTTTGCCTACTATAGCTTGGAAGGGAAAATTAAGCCAGTGGTTGAGTTTCTTCTTGATCTCGGTGTGCCAAAATCTGATATTCCCACCATCATTAACAAAAGACCTCAGTTGTGTGGAATCAGTCTCTCTGAAAATCTTATACCCACCATGACATTCTTGGAGAATTTGGGTGTCGACAAGAAACAGTGGTCCGAAGTGATATACCGCTGTCCACCTCTTCTCACTTACAGCAGGCAGAAGGTGAAGTCCACTGTTGAATTTCTTTATGAGATGGGCCTCTCAGCAGAGAGAATTGGGAAGATTCTGACACGCAGCCCAAACATAATTAGTTACAGTGTGGAGGACAAGTTACGACCAACTGCTGAGTATTTCCATTCTTTGGGGGTGGATGTTTCTGTTCTTCTCCATCGCTGTCCACAGATTTTTGGTCTTAGCATTGAGGCAAATTTGAAGCCCTTGACAAAGTTCTTCTTGGGTAAGGGCTACAGTATTGAGGATGTTGGGACCATGATTTCAAGATATGGAGCCTTATATTCCTTTAGCTTGTCAGAGAATGTGAAACCAAAATGGGAGTTCTTTTTGACCATGGATTATTCAAAATCTGAGCTGGTGAAATTCCCTCAATATTTTGGCTATAGTTTGGAAGAGAGGATTAAACCAAGGTTTGCACGTGTGAAGGAGTGCGGGGTTTCAGTTTTGCTGAACCAGGTGCTGTCACTGTCGTATAGTAATTTTGAGAAGGCTTTAaataagaagatgaagaaaatgctCTCTGACAAGGATGAGTTGCAGGCTTGCAGCAGCAATGACCTTCAACAAGACAATGTACAGTGA
- the LOC121237960 gene encoding late embryogenesis abundant protein D-29-like translates to MASKLLLRLFVMVVVMLVVLEISFAGGSVHSASDQEGRDSEEAKNKAKHEQDKEAETAQETREASESWAEWAKEKIGLKQEESMETAKKASDMASDAAKKTKDKFEEAASGAAGKVRDVKDGTTEKVGDAKNAATEKAGHITNPAKEKASEEANAAKEKASKIKNAATEKDSETRNEAKERANEAKERTSPKAEEAKEEAHETLETDKQRAHEIKDNIAGRGRAEEL, encoded by the exons ATGGCTTCCAAGCTACTTCTTCGGCTATTTGTTATGGTGGTGGTGATGCTGGTGGTGCTAGAAATCTCCTTTGCGGGGGGCTCTGTTCACTCAGCAAGTGATCAGGAAGGTCGTGACTCTGAGGAAGCAAAGAACAAGGCGAAACATGAGCAGGATAAAGAGGCAGAGACGGCGCAAGAGACCAGAGAAGCTTCGGAGTCGTGGGCCGAGTGGGCTAAGGAGAAAATTGGTTTGAAGCAAGAGGAATCCATGGAAACTGCGAAGAAGGCTTCTGATATGGCGTCTGACGCTGCAAAGAAGACCAAAGACAAGTTCGAGGAGGCGGCTTCTG GAGCTGCAGGTAAGGTGAGAGATGTAAAAGATGGGACAACAGAGAAGGTCGGGGATGCTAAAAATGCTGCTACAGAGAAGGCTGGTCACATAACAAATCCAGCGAAGGAGAAGGCCAGTGAAGAGGCAAACGCAGCAAAGGAGAAGGCTAGTAAAATAAAGAATGCAGCGACCGAGAAAGACAGCGAAACAAGAAATGAGGCAAAGGAAAGGGCCAATGAAGCAAAGGAAAGAACATCCCCGAAGGCAGAAGAAGCAAAAGAAGAGGCGCATGAAACCTTAGAGACAGACAAGCAGAGGGCGCATGAAATTAAAGACAATATAGCCGGTCGAGGCCGTGCTGAGGAACTCTGA
- the LOC121237673 gene encoding transcription termination factor MTERF5, chloroplastic-like isoform X2, which yields MRAFCAIGSGQQIPCLSKGLLTTPRTRLCFPERLFFCQAKSDDSGIDGSFSFEALPTTLLAAEKEEAKAVLTLFLKKKGLSNAVAARTVNKSDIFIDHLVLRLHSIHKSRYLVGRELTTLEIRDVLIPYLETLAKEHENHIVDVVENFPNPPVKEKTAVPISQPNPTLDSKRLKAISRVSEIGPAGKLRPHILYLIELGMDLEQIKAITRRFPAFAYYSLEGKIKPVVEFLLDLGVPKSDIPTIINKRPQLCGISLSENLIPTMTFLENLGVDKKQWSEVIYRCPPLLTYSRQKVKSTVEFLYEMGLSAERIGKILTRSPNIISYSVEDKLRPTAEYFHSLGVDVSVLLHRCPQIFGLSIEANLKPLTKFFLGKGYSIEDVGTMISRYGALYSFSLSENVKPKWEFFLTMDYSKSELVKFPQYFGYSLEERIKPRFARVKECGVSVLLNQVLSLSYSNFEKALNKKMKKMLSDKDELQACSSNDLQQDNVQ from the exons atgagagcTTTCTGTGCAATCGGCTCTGGCCAGCAGATCCCATGTCTGTCAAAAGGACTTCTCACTACCCCGAG gactcgactttgttttCCCGAAAGACTCTTCTTTTGCCAAGCAAAGTCCG ATGATTCTGGGATAGATGGATCATTCAGCTTTGAGGCGCTACCTACTACCCTGTTAGCTgcagaaaaagaagaagccaAAGCTGTTTTGACCTTGttcttaaagaaaaaaggtTTGAGCAATGCAGTTGCAGCAAGAACTGTCAACAAGTCAGACATTTTTATTGACCACCTTGTCTTGAGGCTGCATTCTATACATAAGTCTCGGTATCTTGTAG GACGTGAGCTTACAACTCTTGAGATCAGAGATGTTCTTATTCCTTACCTTGAAACCCTTGCCAAGGAGCATGAGAACCATATAGTAGATGTAGTGGAAAACTTTCCAAATCCACCTGTTAAAGAAAAAACGGCTGTGCCCATTTCTCAGCCCAATCCAACCCTAGACTCCAAAAGGCTAAAGGCCATATCTCGAGTGAGTGAGATAGGCCCAGCTGGGAAGCTCCGCCCTCACATTCTCTATCTCATAGAACTTGGCATGGATCTTGAGCAGATCAAGGCAATTACACGAAGATTCCCAGCTTTTGCCTACTATAGCTTGGAAGGGAAAATTAAGCCAGTGGTTGAGTTTCTTCTTGATCTCGGTGTGCCAAAATCTGATATTCCCACCATCATTAACAAAAGACCTCAGTTGTGTGGAATCAGTCTCTCTGAAAATCTTATACCCACCATGACATTCTTGGAGAATTTGGGTGTCGACAAGAAACAGTGGTCCGAAGTGATATACCGCTGTCCACCTCTTCTCACTTACAGCAGGCAGAAGGTGAAGTCCACTGTTGAATTTCTTTATGAGATGGGCCTCTCAGCAGAGAGAATTGGGAAGATTCTGACACGCAGCCCAAACATAATTAGTTACAGTGTGGAGGACAAGTTACGACCAACTGCTGAGTATTTCCATTCTTTGGGGGTGGATGTTTCTGTTCTTCTCCATCGCTGTCCACAGATTTTTGGTCTTAGCATTGAGGCAAATTTGAAGCCCTTGACAAAGTTCTTCTTGGGTAAGGGCTACAGTATTGAGGATGTTGGGACCATGATTTCAAGATATGGAGCCTTATATTCCTTTAGCTTGTCAGAGAATGTGAAACCAAAATGGGAGTTCTTTTTGACCATGGATTATTCAAAATCTGAGCTGGTGAAATTCCCTCAATATTTTGGCTATAGTTTGGAAGAGAGGATTAAACCAAGGTTTGCACGTGTGAAGGAGTGCGGGGTTTCAGTTTTGCTGAACCAGGTGCTGTCACTGTCGTATAGTAATTTTGAGAAGGCTTTAaataagaagatgaagaaaatgctCTCTGACAAGGATGAGTTGCAGGCTTGCAGCAGCAATGACCTTCAACAAGACAATGTACAGTGA